The following proteins are encoded in a genomic region of Methanoculleus oceani:
- a CDS encoding dihydroorotate dehydrogenase, whose translation MVALYPGPIEVGGIRLKNHLLLAAGILGTTGASLARLLHNGAGGVVTKSIGPSPKEGHPGPCLIVVDGGIINAMGLPNPSAAFKDELAALQGEPVIVSIFGGTPEEFRTVAGWFAGTASGLELNLSCPHAEGYGAAIGSDPALVEECTRAVASLGVPTWVKLTPNVADIGEIGAAAERGGADAIVAVNTLKAMRISTALRRPVLGNRFGGLSGKAIFPVAVRCVYDLYEACSIPIIGCGGVSTADNVVEMMMAGASAVEIGSAVIDDIDIFAAIAKDLYSRDGIDAGEIVGCAHA comes from the coding sequence ATGGTTGCGCTTTATCCAGGCCCTATCGAGGTCGGGGGCATCCGGTTGAAGAACCACCTCCTGCTGGCGGCCGGCATCCTCGGAACCACCGGGGCGTCGCTCGCCCGTCTCCTGCACAACGGTGCAGGCGGCGTGGTCACGAAATCCATCGGCCCGAGCCCGAAAGAGGGCCACCCGGGACCCTGCCTGATCGTCGTCGACGGCGGTATCATCAACGCCATGGGCCTGCCGAACCCTTCTGCCGCGTTCAAGGACGAACTGGCCGCCCTCCAGGGTGAGCCGGTGATCGTCAGCATCTTCGGGGGGACGCCGGAAGAGTTCCGGACAGTCGCCGGATGGTTCGCCGGCACGGCGTCCGGGCTCGAGCTGAACCTCTCCTGCCCCCACGCGGAGGGCTACGGGGCGGCCATCGGGAGCGACCCGGCTCTCGTGGAGGAATGCACGAGGGCGGTGGCCTCTCTCGGGGTCCCGACCTGGGTGAAACTCACCCCGAACGTCGCCGATATCGGTGAGATCGGGGCGGCCGCGGAGCGCGGCGGGGCGGATGCAATCGTTGCGGTCAACACCCTGAAGGCGATGCGGATCTCGACGGCGCTCCGCCGGCCGGTGCTCGGGAATAGGTTCGGCGGGCTCTCCGGGAAGGCCATCTTCCCCGTCGCCGTCCGGTGCGTCTACGACCTCTACGAGGCGTGCTCCATCCCGATCATCGGGTGCGGCGGAGTCTCCACCGCCGACAACGTCGTCGAGATGATGATGGCGGGAGCAAGCGCCGTCGAGATCGGGAGCGCCGTCATCGATGATATCGACATCTTTGCGGCGATCGCAAAAGACCTCTACAGCCGCGACGGCATCGACGCGGGCGAGATCGTGGGGTGCGCCCATGCATGA
- a CDS encoding dihydroorotate dehydrogenase electron transfer subunit: protein MHEQMPAGVTITRIVEETPSIRTFVFDRDIAARPGQFVMVWVPGVDEIPMALSSPSSITILEVGDATAALFAMHEGDRIGIRGPYGNGFTVAGRTLAVAGGVGASPLLPLAAAGQVDTFLLGARTASELLFADRIRDAATLMVATDDGTAGHHGFVTELISRVDLVDFDHICVCGPEVMMAAVLAVLDREGCAERGQFSLHRYMKCGVGLCGSCCTDPHGLRVCRDGPVFTGDVLLGSEFGRYARDASGSRHRV from the coding sequence ATGCATGAACAGATGCCCGCCGGGGTTACGATAACCAGGATAGTCGAGGAGACGCCGTCGATCAGGACGTTCGTCTTCGACCGCGATATCGCCGCCCGGCCGGGCCAGTTCGTGATGGTCTGGGTTCCGGGCGTGGACGAGATCCCGATGGCCCTCTCCTCCCCGTCATCGATCACCATCCTCGAGGTCGGGGACGCGACCGCCGCCCTCTTTGCGATGCACGAGGGCGACCGGATCGGGATCCGGGGCCCCTACGGGAACGGGTTTACGGTTGCCGGACGGACGCTTGCCGTCGCCGGCGGCGTCGGCGCCTCCCCGCTGCTGCCGCTCGCGGCGGCCGGGCAGGTGGACACCTTCCTCCTCGGCGCCCGGACGGCCTCCGAGCTCCTCTTTGCAGACCGGATACGCGACGCGGCAACACTGATGGTCGCGACCGACGACGGCACCGCCGGTCACCACGGGTTCGTGACGGAGCTCATATCGAGGGTGGACCTCGTCGACTTCGACCACATCTGCGTCTGCGGCCCCGAGGTCATGATGGCGGCGGTGCTCGCCGTCCTCGACCGGGAAGGGTGTGCGGAGCGGGGGCAGTTCTCCCTGCACCGTTACATGAAATGCGGGGTCGGCCTCTGCGGGTCGTGCTGCACCGATCCGCACGGCCTGCGGGTCTGCAGGGACGGACCGGTCTTCACCGGCGACGTCCTGCTCGGGAGCGAGTTCGGCCGCTACGCGCGCGACGCAAGCGGGAGCAGGCACAGGGTCTAA
- a CDS encoding WD40 repeat domain-containing protein, with protein sequence MSSGEVTSSSSTARRRADPALVHATRRDNEIRRSRAGRIRTPLLLFCCFSALLCGFASAGEDGYTPLWGLGANDAVGSVAVTHDGSTIVAGAGSTVYLLDQQGNVLWRTVVGSRVQGVGISPEGSRIGVAADKLYLFDREGDLLWAEKTTFVYRSVALSSNGMYVAAGCDNGAVFIFDRDKKQLWDYDMGTDSYGIAISENGRKIAIGCDNQGVYYLNSREGESWSYGTGKLVKGIALTPDGRFVAAGSYDRCVYLSTGEGEHLWKYPTEDAVLATALSNEANEVFAASGRTIYVLGRTGAVLQKIALGCRVESLAATPDGSFLVVGGGEGDQSIRLYTDDASLIESRNPTEVEIDETGLLDDTTAGVTVSPTPVDGGTDPVAATNARARAEEVPIASRVLGWVENILALLFEPQEDFLA encoded by the coding sequence ATGTCATCGGGGGAAGTGACTTCATCCAGTTCTACCGCAAGGCGCCGGGCGGATCCCGCGCTTGTGCACGCAACACGTCGCGATAATGAGATACGAAGATCCCGAGCCGGCCGCATCAGGACGCCGCTTCTTCTGTTCTGCTGCTTTAGCGCTCTCCTGTGCGGGTTCGCATCCGCGGGCGAGGATGGGTATACTCCCCTCTGGGGTCTGGGAGCCAACGATGCCGTCGGTTCCGTGGCGGTCACACATGACGGCTCTACGATCGTTGCCGGTGCGGGCTCGACGGTATACCTCCTGGACCAGCAGGGGAATGTCCTCTGGAGGACTGTTGTCGGCTCCCGGGTGCAGGGTGTCGGGATATCGCCCGAAGGGTCTCGCATCGGCGTCGCCGCAGACAAACTCTATCTCTTTGACCGGGAAGGAGATCTGCTCTGGGCCGAGAAGACGACCTTTGTCTACCGGAGTGTGGCGCTCTCGTCAAACGGCATGTACGTTGCCGCAGGATGCGACAACGGTGCGGTCTTTATCTTCGACCGGGACAAGAAGCAGCTCTGGGACTACGATATGGGGACCGATAGTTACGGCATCGCAATATCGGAGAACGGCCGTAAGATTGCGATCGGCTGCGACAACCAGGGGGTTTACTATCTCAACAGCAGAGAGGGAGAGTCCTGGAGTTATGGGACCGGCAAGCTCGTGAAGGGCATTGCCCTTACCCCCGACGGACGGTTCGTGGCGGCCGGGTCGTACGACCGGTGTGTCTACCTCTCCACGGGGGAGGGCGAACATCTCTGGAAGTATCCCACCGAAGACGCCGTCCTCGCGACAGCTCTCTCAAACGAGGCGAACGAGGTCTTCGCTGCATCCGGCAGGACGATCTATGTCCTCGGCCGTACGGGAGCCGTGCTCCAGAAGATCGCTCTCGGCTGTCGTGTGGAGTCCCTTGCCGCGACCCCCGACGGTTCGTTCCTCGTCGTCGGGGGCGGTGAGGGGGATCAGTCCATCCGTCTCTACACGGATGATGCGAGCCTGATCGAGAGCAGGAATCCGACTGAAGTCGAGATAGACGAGACCGGACTGCTGGACGACACGACGGCCGGCGTGACCGTCTCCCCGACCCCCGTGGACGGCGGCACGGATCCTGTGGCGGCAACGAACGCCCGGGCCCGGGCCGAGGAAGTCCCGATCGCCTCGCGGGTGCTCGGGTGGGTGGAGAACATCCTGGCTCTCCTCTTTGAACCCCAGGAAGACTTCCTCGCCTGA
- the mobA gene encoding molybdenum cofactor guanylyltransferase — MRSAIVLVGGAARRAGGREKYFFTFRGKTFIDRLIDTLREVADEIVVVARDPGQCERFGHLGDVRCIPDVRRDLGPIGGLHAGALAVHGEYVFVAACDMPCIHPGVVRLLFDAAAEYDAAIPSWNADMLEPLHAVYRTSALLGYLEEHESLSLRSMVRSLDSRYVCVEEIRTIDPDLLTFTNINNLEDLESIDPSAGRARDDVRGPGQMGS, encoded by the coding sequence ATGCGGTCTGCGATCGTCCTCGTTGGCGGAGCGGCACGGCGTGCCGGCGGGCGGGAGAAGTATTTCTTTACGTTCCGGGGCAAGACCTTCATCGACCGTCTCATCGATACCCTGAGAGAGGTGGCGGACGAGATCGTGGTGGTTGCCCGGGACCCCGGCCAGTGCGAACGGTTCGGCCACCTCGGGGACGTCAGGTGCATACCGGATGTCAGGAGAGATCTCGGCCCCATCGGAGGCCTGCATGCAGGGGCGCTCGCGGTGCACGGCGAGTACGTCTTCGTTGCCGCCTGCGATATGCCCTGCATTCATCCCGGGGTGGTCCGGCTGCTCTTCGACGCCGCTGCCGAGTACGATGCCGCCATTCCCAGCTGGAACGCCGACATGCTCGAACCGCTCCACGCGGTCTACCGGACGAGCGCACTGCTCGGTTACCTGGAGGAGCACGAGTCGCTCTCGCTCCGCTCGATGGTGAGGAGCCTGGATTCCCGGTACGTGTGCGTGGAGGAGATCCGCACGATCGATCCGGACCTGCTGACGTTTACGAACATCAACAACTTAGAAGACCTGGAGTCGATCGACCCGTCGGCAGGGCGGGCCCGGGACGACGTGCGCGGGCCCGGGCAGATGGGTTCCTGA